CTACCTACAAAACATTTTGGATGCACCATACTGTAGTATGGGAAGAGCTATGTCCTAGTCGCTGACCTTTGGGGAGCTGGAAGGGATTGGCTTGTTCGGTCTGGGCGGCTTCACCATGTGTTGCTTGATCTTAATCTTGGGCGGTCGTGGTGGGGGCTGCAGATTGGCCACGGCGTACCTGCGGAGAGTGTAGTAGCAGTCCTCACCAATCTCCTCCACAACGGCGTGCCCGACAGGCTGCTCGGCACCCGTGGCCGGGCCATCCCACTTCTGCTGCAGCTGGACAGTCATTTTGGTGCGGTTCACAGGCACCTCCCAGCACTCTGACAGGTCCAAAGTGGACACCAGCAGGTGGGGATCAGTGATCTCTTCTTCCACCTGCAGCCCCGATGCCGCGGCTAAAATGTCCTCCTTCACCGCGAGGTCCCGCACGGACACCTTGACATTGAAGGGCAGGGGGAACCCATGGCAGATATCGCCAATGGTGTACTGTCGCTTGTCGTGTATGACCTCCACAAAGCCACCATCCAGGTACATAGGGATCTGCACGTCTTTGTGGCTCTTCCCCTCGATCTTCATGCAGGCCAGCATGTCGGCCATCTTGTCCTCGCCATTCTCTGAGCCCTCGGCAGTGCTGCTGGTGGATTTCTTCTTTATCAGGAACTGGTCCCCGACCTGCACGGGGGACTGTCCCTGGAAGTAGTGTGACTCGAAATCCCTGGTGGCCACCACGTGGAGCTGCTCGGTGCTGCTCTGTGCCCTCTCCAGGTCATACGCAGTGGGGAACTCCCGTGGTCGCCGCTTGAACCGGCCCTTGTAGGACGAGGGCACCAGGAAGCGCCTCTGTTCGCCTCGACGTGTCTCCGACGCCAGAACTCGCTTGGCCTCGAAGGCGCGTTGGATCACAATCTGCTTGGAGCGGCAGATGAACGCTAGCTCCTCCGGAACGTGCCACGGCTTCTCGATGACTTCGGCCACCACGGGGAATGTGTCCATGGGCTTTTTGAATACGTCCTTCAGGGACAAGGGCTGCACGAAAACTGCTGAGTCATGTTGCTCTGTTACATCCACAACGTCCACGTCCAAGTTCGGTGGGATGAGGACCACATCCTTTCGAACTGTGGGAAAAATATTCAAATTCCACATTTAAAGACTGTGATGTTTGTCACAGTGTGTGCAGGGTATCCTCTCAGCGACAGTGCTGAATATAAAGCATGGCAGAAATAGATATTCTCATTTATCAGCTAGTGTCTGACATGAATGCTCATAGTTAATTTAAAGCTTTGAACACTGTTCTCTCATGTACCTTCCCAGTAAATGAGAAATTTGTTATCAATTCCAGCACAGTGCTTGTGGTCTAATGACGAAACATCAAAACATCATTTAAATTCACTCCTCTacttctgggggggggggggggggcattcatGAAGTTAATGGCCTCAAAACATTTCTGTTTTCATGTTCGTTGGTCACAAACATTAAAAACGTATTTGTGCTGTCTGGTGTGGAACAGgggtaaaaataaaataaaataataataataataataataataaaatttaaaataaataaatacagaatTCAATTACTGTACATGTCTATCATCATGTCTCACACAATTAAAAGACTTCCCTTTCTTCCCACCAGTAACTTTCAAAGCAAAAATCGAACGCAAACACAAACGAAAGCAAGGCCTCGGGGACTTACATTTCATTATAGCCTGTATTTCATGTACTGGAGTGAGAGtcagttcgcctttgtagtccTCCAGTGGGTCTGGTAAAATATCATCTTTCAGGTGCGTCGACTTCACTTTGGTCACAGTCCTTGTCCGCCCAGTGGACATCTTCCACTCAGCCAGTTCCTTCAGAGTGTAGAATTGGCTGTCGTCACACTCATAGAATTCACCTTTCACAGAGAGTTTGAGCGCAAAACGGCGCTTAAGCTCGCTCTGCGCGAGCTCACAGTTGACACACTCATGGCCCTCGACCATCTTGAGGCCTGTGATTCGGAAACTTGTCCCCTTTTTGATCGTTCCATCTGGGTGGTCCAGGTCGCCAGCTGTGTAGAACACAGGCTGGTTCAGTCTGTGAGAGCTGATTCGGAGTGACTCTGCGATCTCCTGAATACTACAGTATGGCTGTCTGTCTTTCACCATCCTGAAAAGACCTGGAACAGACAGAAGGCCAGAATTTCTGCTAGTTAGGCAGTTTTTTTTATTGAGAAGTATTATTTTTTGAAGTGGTTCCACTAAATTTCATTTGAAGAACTGAATGAGCTCCCAGGTTGCAATCCTTGACATTATATCTCTTTTAACATTTATTAAGTAAAATGGAATCTGTTACGTAGAATTAACAGTGTCGCAAAATTAAtatccattttaatgaattctgGGGGTTTTCTTGCCTCCAAAAGATTAACAGAGTAGGAGGAAAAGGCCATGTTACTACTTCCTTTTTTATTATCGGGAAAATGTCATCTTTGCAATTTATGGACCATTATTACAAATTAAAAGACCTTAACATACCTGGGTAGTCCAAGGGAAGGTCAACCGTAATGCCATTGGATCCCTTGGCAATGAACCTAGTGATCCTGATCTCAATGACCTTGATAAGATCACCATTTGAAAGGCAACATTCTCTCCCATACATCTCATAAACAGATCCTGAGACCCATGAGGCAGAAAAGTATGGTTTAGAGGGACATTTATGCTGTTTATGTTTAACATACACTTTACTAACATACACTTATTTTACACTGTTATTTACAGAGTTATGTGAAAGTGAACGTAATCAAATTTAAATATGTCAAATGCATTTCATTTAAGGCCATTCTTTTCAAGACTTACAGAGTCTTAGAGGAACAAGaatccatttaattaaactcaaAGCTCCTCTGCTGAAATCGTCAAGGGACAGCGAAATGGTGCAGTTGGTATGACACTACTATCACCATGtgttattttgtgaaattcaaCACCCAACAAGGTATTTATTTCAGCCATCAAAATAACAATGTTTGCTGACTTTGCTAGTTTGTCTGAAAGAGGGAGTTTTTtgtcaagaaaaaaaataaatggctTTACATAGAATCGCTAGGCATTTCTTTGCCTGAGGTACATTTCAGAACTGCTGTTTAATTAGATTCATGAAGGCCCTGCATTTATTAAAATACTGTAATAACCAACTAAGATTACAGTCATTCTAAAAGGCATTAGGCAACATCCAAAAAGCTTGGAAAAACAAAGATTTAAGATAATCATAAACCCTTCAGTAACAATTCCAACAATAGCACACCACACAGTCATTATTTACTTGGGTTTTATTGGAGATAAAACTGTTTCTAAATTATAGACCCCATTACATCCTCAGGCATTCAAAAGCATTCGAAGGGGCAAGCCTTAAAAATGACTGTCATAAGACTATATCCCTCCTCATATTAGTTTTAGTAAAGAAATGGCAGAATGTAAAGATGCTTAAGTAGTATTGACAGTATTAAGGCATAAAGACTGGTATTTAATGCGAGAATAAATACAAATCATTTAAATGATGAGAAAACGAAACTTATCAGTGAAGCAATTttcgggggggaaaaaaaacaaaaaaaacaatagtaggcctacacatgttCACAGGTGATAATCATACCTTGGACATAGATGCCTGACTGGATCTGCAGGATCCTCGGCAGACATCTGGGATCCACAGATCGGGTGAACTCATCCAGGGTCATCGACATCCTTATCTCACTGTCTGTTCACACGGCAGAAGCCTCTCAGGAAGCCAACTCTGAGGGAAAAGCCCACGTTGCACAtgagtgtgtattgtgtgtgtgttaccacgGAGCACTGCCAGCCACTAACTTGCCATGGCTAGGGGCCAGTGAGCTGACCATGGTaaggtgtgtgtgcccgtgttgCCAGTCCCAAAGCGTCCCTTCTCCGCACTATCTGCCTTTGCGCTGAGAAAGCCGAACGGTCACTGAAACGCGCAGCGACA
The nucleotide sequence above comes from Alosa sapidissima isolate fAloSap1 chromosome 6, fAloSap1.pri, whole genome shotgun sequence. Encoded proteins:
- the themis gene encoding protein THEMIS; translation: MSMTLDEFTRSVDPRCLPRILQIQSGIYVQGSVYEMYGRECCLSNGDLIKVIEIRITRFIAKGSNGITVDLPLDYPGLFRMVKDRQPYCSIQEIAESLRISSHRLNQPVFYTAGDLDHPDGTIKKGTSFRITGLKMVEGHECVNCELAQSELKRRFALKLSVKGEFYECDDSQFYTLKELAEWKMSTGRTRTVTKVKSTHLKDDILPDPLEDYKGELTLTPVHEIQAIMKFRKDVVLIPPNLDVDVVDVTEQHDSAVFVQPLSLKDVFKKPMDTFPVVAEVIEKPWHVPEELAFICRSKQIVIQRAFEAKRVLASETRRGEQRRFLVPSSYKGRFKRRPREFPTAYDLERAQSSTEQLHVVATRDFESHYFQGQSPVQVGDQFLIKKKSTSSTAEGSENGEDKMADMLACMKIEGKSHKDVQIPMYLDGGFVEVIHDKRQYTIGDICHGFPLPFNVKVSVRDLAVKEDILAAASGLQVEEEITDPHLLVSTLDLSECWEVPVNRTKMTVQLQQKWDGPATGAEQPVGHAVVEEIGEDCYYTLRRYAVANLQPPPRPPKIKIKQHMVKPPRPNKPIPSSSPKSPHCNSPKPRSMTSDTFPRLKRNTIAVSSERRSSIPPVFQPITVATVKSKDIPQEPEVDDLDDDSHEYEYIDEDELEFIRKKVQEEVLRSTVKGKQNTF